Proteins encoded together in one Chitinophaga sp. LS1 window:
- the dnaB gene encoding replicative DNA helicase: protein MGNRDLNLQRNTKGNGKNWKNVPDVYRPNDFMGGYLPPQEIEMEKAVLGAIMLEKGAYDIVAEIVKTEVFYNDAHQKIYTAMGRLAEKFSPIDILTVVGELKTMGELENVGNAYYVTTLTNTVVSSANVEAHARIILQKYMSRELIRIAAIAMTESYKQEQDVFDLMDTVGAEFFNLSAGHLKRDFKPISAAYSKEIDELQVRTTQKLDVTGVHTGFRSLDVLTAGWQNTDFIIIAARPSVGKTAFALNLAKNAAYHPIKPVKAGVFSLEMSTGQVTQRIMSASCEVPLDAIRRGKLESWQLETLRNQWNEKLLNQNIFIDDTPGLSILELRSKARKMVNKHGVGFIIIDYLQLMTAGTDGKNGNREQEISKISRQIKSLAKELGIPIIALSQLSRDVEKRSGSMPMLSDLRESGAIEQDADMVMFLYRDDYQKNEKEVDDTVKGNTYLKIAKHRNGKLETLALKARLDVQIFEEPFFLEGASEKYTGNLIPLSEANAKFEQTDLPF, encoded by the coding sequence ATGGGCAACAGGGATCTCAATCTACAGAGGAATACCAAAGGAAACGGAAAGAACTGGAAGAACGTACCAGACGTTTATCGTCCCAATGATTTCATGGGAGGGTACCTACCCCCGCAGGAAATAGAGATGGAAAAGGCTGTCCTGGGTGCGATTATGCTTGAAAAAGGGGCTTATGACATAGTTGCTGAAATAGTAAAAACCGAAGTCTTTTACAACGATGCCCACCAGAAGATTTATACGGCTATGGGCAGGCTGGCGGAGAAGTTCTCCCCGATCGATATTCTTACTGTTGTTGGGGAACTAAAAACTATGGGGGAGCTGGAAAATGTAGGTAACGCATACTACGTCACGACTCTCACAAATACTGTTGTGTCATCTGCCAATGTAGAAGCGCATGCCAGAATCATCTTGCAAAAGTACATGAGCAGGGAGTTGATCAGGATAGCTGCCATAGCTATGACAGAATCATACAAGCAGGAGCAGGATGTATTTGACCTGATGGATACTGTGGGTGCAGAGTTCTTCAACCTGTCGGCCGGGCATCTGAAGAGAGATTTCAAGCCGATATCAGCCGCCTATTCCAAAGAGATAGATGAGCTGCAGGTGCGTACCACTCAGAAACTTGATGTTACTGGGGTGCACACAGGATTCAGATCACTAGATGTACTCACTGCCGGCTGGCAGAATACGGACTTCATCATCATCGCAGCCAGACCATCTGTAGGAAAAACTGCCTTCGCGCTGAACCTTGCTAAAAATGCCGCATATCACCCAATAAAACCGGTGAAAGCCGGCGTATTTAGCCTTGAAATGTCCACTGGGCAGGTTACGCAAAGGATAATGTCAGCATCCTGTGAGGTGCCGCTTGATGCTATCCGCCGTGGGAAGCTGGAATCATGGCAACTTGAAACTCTCCGCAATCAGTGGAATGAAAAGCTGCTCAATCAGAACATTTTCATTGATGATACACCAGGGTTATCCATCCTCGAACTGCGATCAAAGGCTCGTAAGATGGTAAACAAGCACGGGGTCGGATTCATCATCATTGATTACCTACAGCTGATGACAGCAGGTACTGATGGAAAGAACGGTAACCGCGAACAGGAAATAAGTAAAATTTCCAGGCAGATAAAATCTCTTGCGAAAGAACTGGGCATACCTATCATAGCTCTATCCCAACTATCTCGTGATGTAGAAAAAAGATCCGGGAGTATGCCCATGCTTTCTGATCTGCGTGAATCTGGTGCGATCGAACAGGACGCTGATATGGTGATGTTCCTCTACCGGGATGATTACCAGAAGAATGAAAAAGAGGTTGACGATACCGTCAAAGGAAATACTTACCTGAAGATTGCAAAGCACAGGAATGGTAAACTAGAGACGCTGGCACTGAAGGCGAGGCTGGATGTACAGATATTCGAAGAGCCTTTCTTCCTGGAAGGTGCCAGCGAAAAGTATACAGGTAATCTTATCCCTCTTTCCGAGGCCAATGCAAAGTTTGAACAAACAGACCTCCCATTCTGA
- a CDS encoding DUF4373 domain-containing protein — protein MARPAKIGLDYFPIDIDLDQDDKLGMIIGEYGSKGELLWMKLLGWIYKNEGYFAEWNEEVQLKFLRRYNYCGFSLSFVNEVVPRFIKWGLLDQTVFNTFHILTSERIQKTWLDATRKRKDRVLNENIWLLEVNDGNQAEETQNKAEVINKLNKRKEKEIKEELIVPEEAAPHPPPTENSSSQKDKLQEKQGKLVERQQKFYQELTYYLEQYKPEMLRAFYNHWSEPNRSKTKMKCELEETWDLKLRLIKWEKNDAKFNKVKNNSSDGQQGSQSTEEYQRKRKELEERTRRLSSQ, from the coding sequence ATGGCTAGGCCGGCAAAAATAGGACTGGATTACTTCCCGATCGACATCGACCTGGATCAGGATGACAAGCTCGGTATGATCATAGGTGAATATGGATCAAAGGGTGAATTATTATGGATGAAGCTATTAGGTTGGATTTATAAAAACGAAGGATACTTTGCTGAGTGGAATGAAGAAGTACAACTGAAGTTCTTGAGACGTTACAATTACTGTGGTTTCTCCTTGAGTTTCGTTAATGAGGTTGTACCGAGGTTTATTAAATGGGGGCTATTAGATCAGACCGTGTTTAATACGTTTCACATTCTCACATCAGAACGTATACAAAAGACATGGCTGGATGCAACACGCAAGCGTAAGGATAGGGTACTAAACGAAAATATCTGGCTTTTGGAAGTTAATGACGGCAATCAGGCGGAAGAAACTCAAAATAAGGCGGAAGTTATCAACAAATTAAATAAAAGAAAAGAAAAAGAAATAAAAGAAGAATTGATTGTGCCGGAAGAGGCTGCGCCTCATCCTCCCCCTACCGAAAATTCTTCTTCTCAAAAAGATAAACTACAGGAAAAGCAGGGTAAGCTGGTGGAACGTCAGCAGAAGTTCTATCAGGAACTGACCTATTACCTGGAGCAGTATAAACCGGAAATGCTGCGCGCTTTTTACAACCACTGGTCGGAGCCGAATAGGTCTAAAACTAAGATGAAATGCGAATTGGAGGAAACGTGGGACCTGAAGCTGCGACTGATCAAGTGGGAAAAGAATGATGCAAAATTTAATAAAGTGAAAAACAATAGCAGTGATGGGCAACAGGGATCTCAATCTACAGAGGAATACCAAAGGAAACGGAAAGAACTGGAAGAACGTACCAGACGTTTATCGTCCCAATGA
- a CDS encoding DEAD/DEAH box helicase: MEQSPTHIIVEKKEWFEVKFPYRRIMVDLIKHHFPTRRFDPASKTFRIKKDHRNELVAFAQKHKFHFVDTDTQLQNWKDFPALPQLQVNELDYIKRKLFPFQGEGVAFQLDNKGVMCGDDMGLGKTTQSIATVSIANAFPCLVICPSSLKLNWQDEWQIVAGRRSVLMDDSIRRTWGNIWSQMGIGVFICNYEGLRKYFIDSVITDKNGNIEKIIVNERAKMFKSIIIDEAHRIKDHSTQQSKYAEAIAQHPEYKLLLSGTFVVNDPKDLLVPLRITGALKSEFGGQKNFLDTFYPGGRAQNLPELAYRLRKSCFYMRMKKDVLKDLPDKTRQLIHCELSNRKEYEKAERNFMQFLEESGKTSEQITNAMRAEALVQIGVLKKLSGKGKIDALLEYAQEIISAGKKVIIFCWHIEMVSLVAESIKGAVRLTGEESLEARQDNKNRFQKDPKVPAIVLNFQAGAVGHTLTAASTVLFLEFGWNPMHHDQAEDRAYRIGVKDNVHCVYFAGTNTIDNHIYGIIEKKREIVQAISAGGDDIQTSVLDDLINIYKK, translated from the coding sequence ATGGAACAGTCACCTACACATATCATCGTAGAAAAGAAGGAATGGTTCGAAGTTAAGTTTCCTTACAGGAGGATCATGGTGGATCTTATAAAACATCATTTCCCCACTCGCCGATTCGATCCTGCCAGTAAGACCTTCAGAATCAAAAAGGATCATAGAAATGAGCTGGTGGCTTTTGCTCAAAAGCATAAGTTCCATTTTGTTGATACTGATACGCAGCTTCAGAACTGGAAAGATTTTCCCGCCTTGCCTCAGCTGCAGGTAAATGAACTGGATTATATCAAACGTAAACTATTCCCTTTCCAGGGTGAGGGAGTCGCATTTCAACTGGACAATAAGGGAGTAATGTGTGGTGACGACATGGGGCTTGGTAAAACAACCCAGTCAATTGCTACCGTATCCATTGCAAACGCATTCCCCTGCCTGGTAATATGCCCTTCTTCATTGAAGCTGAACTGGCAGGATGAGTGGCAGATAGTTGCGGGTAGACGGTCGGTCCTTATGGACGATTCAATAAGGAGGACCTGGGGAAACATTTGGAGCCAGATGGGTATTGGTGTATTCATCTGCAATTATGAGGGTTTGAGAAAGTATTTCATTGATTCTGTTATTACTGACAAGAATGGGAACATAGAAAAGATCATCGTCAATGAACGTGCGAAGATGTTCAAATCCATCATCATTGACGAGGCGCATAGAATCAAGGACCATTCAACCCAGCAAAGCAAGTATGCCGAAGCTATTGCACAGCATCCTGAATATAAACTCCTTCTTTCCGGAACCTTTGTTGTGAATGATCCGAAGGATCTGCTGGTGCCACTGAGAATTACCGGTGCATTGAAATCAGAATTCGGCGGACAGAAGAACTTTCTTGATACATTCTATCCTGGTGGACGTGCTCAAAATCTGCCTGAATTGGCTTACCGGCTGCGTAAATCATGCTTTTACATGCGGATGAAGAAGGATGTGCTAAAGGATCTGCCGGACAAAACAAGGCAGCTTATCCACTGTGAGCTGTCTAACCGAAAAGAATATGAAAAGGCAGAGCGCAACTTCATGCAGTTCCTGGAAGAATCCGGGAAGACATCAGAACAGATTACTAACGCCATGAGGGCGGAAGCACTGGTTCAAATCGGTGTTCTGAAGAAGCTATCCGGTAAGGGCAAGATCGATGCACTACTGGAATATGCACAGGAAATCATATCCGCCGGTAAAAAGGTGATCATCTTCTGCTGGCATATTGAGATGGTCTCCTTAGTGGCAGAATCCATTAAGGGAGCCGTAAGGCTGACCGGGGAAGAATCATTGGAAGCCAGGCAGGATAATAAGAACCGTTTTCAAAAGGATCCGAAGGTGCCTGCCATAGTTCTCAATTTCCAGGCAGGGGCAGTAGGTCATACCCTTACTGCAGCATCTACAGTCCTGTTCCTTGAATTTGGATGGAACCCGATGCACCACGACCAGGCGGAGGACAGAGCATATCGTATCGGGGTGAAGGATAACGTGCATTGTGTATACTTCGCCGGTACCAATACGATCGATAATCATATCTATGGAATTATTGAAAAGAAAAGGGAGATAGTACAGGCAATAAGCGCAGGAGGAGACGATATTCAGACGAGTGTACTGGATGATTTGATCAACATCTACAAAAAGTAA
- a CDS encoding MBL fold metallo-hydrolase yields the protein MELIVLGSNSAGNGYLLRASNGETLLIECGVPMKRIKEALNFDLSRVSCIVSHCHGDHASSIGDVLKAGIPVWSNAHTLDEKGVRLHYRANILVAGMTCHIEGFRVKAFDVNHDVPCHGFLISHAECGLVLFLTDTYYCDYTFPGLNNIIIECNHDTDIIDNNGTPVFLRDRIIQSHMNLKTCKELLAANDMSSVNNIVLIHLSDSNSDQFLFRREIRELTGKMVHIAEKGLKIPFNVNPI from the coding sequence ATGGAACTGATTGTTTTAGGCAGCAACAGTGCTGGTAACGGCTACCTACTTCGCGCCAGTAATGGTGAAACACTCCTAATTGAGTGCGGGGTGCCTATGAAGCGGATAAAAGAAGCTCTAAACTTTGACCTGAGCAGAGTGTCTTGTATTGTTTCTCATTGCCACGGTGACCACGCTTCATCAATAGGTGATGTCTTAAAAGCTGGTATTCCTGTTTGGTCAAATGCACACACACTTGATGAGAAAGGAGTCAGACTGCATTACCGGGCCAATATCTTGGTGGCGGGGATGACTTGTCATATCGAAGGTTTCAGAGTGAAAGCATTTGACGTAAATCATGATGTCCCTTGTCACGGCTTCCTTATCTCTCATGCGGAGTGCGGGTTAGTGCTCTTCCTGACAGATACATACTATTGTGATTACACCTTCCCTGGCCTGAATAATATCATTATAGAGTGTAATCACGATACAGATATAATCGACAATAACGGTACGCCAGTCTTTCTTCGTGACCGAATTATTCAGTCACACATGAACCTTAAAACCTGCAAGGAACTGCTGGCTGCCAATGACATGAGCAGTGTAAACAATATTGTCCTTATCCACCTTTCAGACAGCAACAGTGATCAATTCCTGTTTAGGAGGGAAATCAGGGAGCTAACTGGTAAGATGGTTCACATAGCTGAGAAGGGATTGAAGATTCCATTCAATGTAAATCCTATCTGA
- a CDS encoding AAA family ATPase, with translation MKLIIKKLTLHNFKGILDMSIDFGHKTKISGANESGKSTIVTAFYWLLTGKDEFDRKDYEIKNTFKRELNRQSHEVEGVFSIDGKEVTLKRVYLEDWQRPKGQSREVFKGHYTDFYVNGVKCNTATEYQKKVDEIIPANILKMVTNPLFFNTLPWQDQRRGLLALAGEISTEDIISQIATPENDFSTLLMVLNSGTKLDEHKKQLAAKKLTLKKSAIEFPARIDEAMRSTPEAHDWKELQSDIDRRTARINEIEAILMDSSKALADRQKGITAKSNLVFSKKQAVEQIREKIKTDLVAQQSKGGLEIAGLKNQISAAERNISFREDEVDKKEKTIEKWQHEIEVLDRAIAAHRSGWSELNAKSFVFDEVSCTCPTCKQVLPAGDIAIKKEELLKNFNAEIASGKQKLVDESNEFKYVRGTLSENQESARSWITEVQINISEEKAKLAELQNQLSQLEEQERNKGTFDINTAVEAKLNLNGDYLNLKDEISALDAEIKAETAALGEKQDLTSEKEEKARIQAEIFDLSKKLALRDTIAKANARVEELKKDEQATAQAIADIESQEFEVDAYSRAKMDILESRVNGKFKYVSFRLFDRQVNGGEADTCVCEYKGVPYPTLNTAAKMMAGLDVINTFSNHYDVFAPVFCDNRESVTIIPEIESQTISLFVSPADQSIRIEAA, from the coding sequence ATGAAACTGATTATTAAAAAACTGACACTTCACAACTTCAAAGGCATTTTGGATATGTCCATTGACTTTGGCCATAAGACTAAAATATCTGGTGCAAACGAATCTGGAAAGTCCACCATTGTTACAGCATTCTACTGGCTCCTTACCGGTAAGGACGAATTTGATCGCAAGGATTACGAGATCAAAAACACATTCAAAAGGGAACTCAACAGACAATCCCACGAGGTAGAGGGTGTCTTCTCTATTGACGGGAAAGAGGTTACTCTTAAGCGTGTATACCTGGAGGATTGGCAGAGGCCAAAAGGCCAAAGCAGGGAGGTGTTTAAGGGACACTATACCGACTTTTATGTAAACGGGGTTAAGTGTAACACTGCTACTGAGTATCAAAAGAAGGTTGATGAGATTATCCCCGCCAACATCTTAAAGATGGTAACCAACCCTCTTTTCTTCAACACCTTGCCATGGCAGGATCAACGTCGCGGGTTGCTTGCACTTGCCGGAGAAATCAGTACCGAGGATATCATCAGCCAAATTGCTACCCCTGAAAACGACTTTTCCACGTTGTTGATGGTATTAAACTCAGGTACAAAACTGGATGAGCACAAGAAGCAGCTGGCTGCTAAAAAGCTTACTCTTAAGAAATCAGCTATCGAATTCCCGGCACGTATTGATGAAGCTATGCGTAGTACACCGGAGGCACATGATTGGAAAGAGCTGCAGTCTGATATTGACCGACGCACGGCCAGAATTAATGAGATTGAGGCTATCCTGATGGATTCCTCCAAAGCTCTTGCTGATAGGCAGAAGGGAATCACAGCCAAAAGTAATCTGGTGTTCTCCAAGAAACAGGCGGTTGAGCAGATTCGTGAGAAGATTAAGACGGATCTGGTTGCTCAGCAAAGTAAGGGCGGTCTGGAAATCGCAGGGTTGAAAAACCAGATATCAGCTGCTGAAAGGAATATCAGTTTTCGTGAGGATGAAGTAGACAAAAAAGAAAAAACAATCGAAAAATGGCAGCACGAAATTGAGGTTCTTGATAGAGCTATAGCAGCACATCGCAGTGGTTGGAGTGAGCTAAATGCAAAGTCTTTTGTTTTTGATGAGGTGTCCTGTACCTGTCCTACCTGCAAACAGGTATTGCCTGCTGGCGATATTGCTATAAAAAAGGAAGAGCTGCTGAAGAACTTCAATGCTGAAATTGCATCAGGTAAGCAAAAGCTGGTGGACGAATCGAATGAATTCAAATACGTCAGAGGTACTCTTTCTGAAAATCAAGAATCAGCACGATCATGGATTACCGAAGTTCAAATAAATATCTCTGAAGAAAAAGCAAAACTAGCCGAATTGCAGAACCAGTTATCCCAGCTGGAAGAGCAGGAGCGCAATAAAGGCACTTTCGACATCAATACAGCCGTGGAGGCAAAACTGAATCTCAACGGAGACTATCTCAACCTGAAAGACGAGATCAGCGCACTGGATGCTGAAATTAAGGCCGAAACAGCGGCACTTGGGGAGAAGCAGGACCTTACCTCAGAGAAAGAAGAAAAAGCCCGCATTCAGGCCGAAATATTCGATCTGAGTAAAAAGCTGGCTCTCCGTGATACGATCGCTAAAGCCAATGCAAGGGTGGAAGAACTTAAGAAGGATGAGCAGGCCACCGCGCAGGCAATCGCCGACATAGAGAGTCAGGAGTTTGAAGTAGATGCATATTCCCGCGCAAAGATGGATATTCTGGAAAGTCGTGTAAACGGGAAATTCAAATATGTATCCTTCCGTCTGTTCGATCGCCAGGTAAACGGTGGGGAGGCTGATACCTGTGTATGTGAATACAAGGGAGTACCGTATCCTACCCTGAATACTGCTGCCAAAATGATGGCTGGTCTCGACGTGATCAATACCTTCTCAAATCATTATGACGTATTTGCTCCGGTGTTCTGTGACAACCGTGAGTCTGTAACCATCATCCCTGAGATTGAATCTCAAACAATCTCATTATTTGTTTCACCCGCTGACCAGTCCATCCGGATTGAAGCAGCATAA
- a CDS encoding SHOCT domain-containing protein yields MKLFLLLFICYPFFVSAQNDTIYPYGNRTTGILHMSQYDWFKEGGKLKLGTGSAPSGDFQFIYHTLGKLPLHGQDSNKIVKISTIKAQGTPKKGLRWFMVINGEGLEDYIVEVANALGSGEIASNDPSIIKKLQTANKPFSIADEIKKFKDLLDQGVITQEEFDQQKKKLLNQ; encoded by the coding sequence ATGAAGTTGTTTTTACTATTATTTATCTGTTATCCCTTTTTCGTTTCAGCCCAAAATGACACCATTTATCCATATGGAAATAGGACTACAGGAATTTTACATATGTCCCAATATGATTGGTTTAAGGAAGGGGGCAAATTAAAATTGGGCACAGGGAGTGCTCCTTCAGGTGATTTTCAATTTATATACCACACACTTGGCAAGTTGCCACTCCATGGTCAAGACAGTAATAAAATAGTGAAGATTAGCACCATAAAAGCTCAAGGAACCCCAAAAAAAGGACTACGTTGGTTTATGGTGATAAATGGGGAAGGGCTGGAAGATTATATCGTAGAGGTAGCAAATGCATTAGGTTCAGGTGAAATAGCCTCTAATGATCCATCAATTATAAAAAAACTTCAAACAGCTAATAAACCATTTTCTATAGCCGATGAGATTAAGAAGTTTAAGGATTTGCTGGATCAGGGTGTTATTACCCAAGAGGAATTTGATCAACAGAAGAAAAAATTGCTTAACCAATAG
- a CDS encoding DUF3606 domain-containing protein — MSDNLKRKRPQDSSKISLTEDWEVQYWCKELGVSYQKLYAAVRKVGHSTAKVRQYIKDSK; from the coding sequence ATGTCAGACAATCTAAAAAGAAAGCGCCCACAGGATAGCAGCAAAATAAGCCTTACAGAGGATTGGGAAGTGCAGTATTGGTGCAAAGAATTGGGTGTCTCCTACCAAAAGCTATATGCCGCAGTACGAAAAGTAGGACATTCCACTGCAAAAGTTAGGCAGTATATCAAAGATAGCAAGTAG
- a CDS encoding helix-turn-helix domain-containing protein produces MEEFNEEHIKVNFGKRIRDLRNALEKSQPDLAYEADLSPDTVSRIELGKVNPTLTTIIKLANALNVEIWELIKY; encoded by the coding sequence ATGGAAGAGTTTAATGAAGAACACATTAAAGTGAATTTTGGGAAGCGAATTCGCGATTTGCGGAACGCACTTGAGAAATCACAGCCAGATTTAGCATATGAAGCAGATCTAAGTCCGGATACTGTTAGTAGAATCGAGTTGGGAAAAGTTAACCCTACTCTTACCACTATAATTAAACTGGCAAACGCACTAAATGTCGAAATTTGGGAATTAATAAAGTATTAG